From the Rhodoferax sp. WC2427 genome, one window contains:
- a CDS encoding carbon-nitrogen hydrolase family protein, with product MNVAAIQMVSGTDVQANLARAAALLADAAARGAELAVLPEYFCLLGQRDTDKLQIQEALGHGPIQDFLATTARQLGLWLVGGTLPITVGDGSRVRNSTLVFDPSGACVARYDKIHLFRFDNGHERFDESRVLEPGTEPVLFELPARDGRRWRIGLSICYDLRFPELYRRYAALGADLLLVPSAFTHTTGQAHWELLLRARAVENLAYVLAPAQGGLHANGRRTWGHSLLADPWGTVLAEHAEGEAVVAGTLDAARLAQCRAQLPALEHRVL from the coding sequence ATGAATGTCGCCGCCATCCAGATGGTCTCGGGTACCGACGTGCAGGCCAACCTGGCACGCGCCGCCGCCTTGCTGGCCGACGCCGCCGCCCGCGGTGCCGAGCTGGCGGTGCTGCCCGAGTATTTTTGCCTGCTGGGCCAGCGCGATACCGACAAGCTGCAGATCCAGGAGGCCCTGGGCCACGGCCCCATCCAGGATTTTCTGGCCACCACGGCGCGCCAGTTGGGCCTGTGGCTGGTGGGCGGCACGCTCCCCATCACTGTGGGTGACGGCAGCCGGGTGCGCAACAGCACCCTGGTGTTCGACCCCAGCGGGGCCTGTGTGGCCCGCTACGACAAGATCCACCTGTTCCGCTTCGACAACGGGCACGAGCGCTTTGACGAGTCGCGGGTGCTGGAGCCCGGCACCGAGCCGGTGCTGTTTGAACTGCCGGCACGGGATGGTCGGCGCTGGCGCATCGGCCTGAGCATCTGCTACGACCTGCGCTTTCCCGAGCTGTACCGCCGCTATGCCGCGCTCGGTGCCGACCTGCTGCTGGTGCCCAGCGCCTTTACCCACACCACCGGCCAGGCCCATTGGGAGCTGCTGCTGCGCGCCCGCGCGGTAGAGAACCTGGCCTATGTGCTGGCCCCGGCCCAGGGCGGCTTGCACGCCAATGGCCGCCGCACCTGGGGCCACAGCCTGCTGGCAGACCCCTGGGGCACGGTACTGGCCGAGCACGCCGAGGGCGAGGCCGTGGTGGCGGGTACGCTGGACGCCGCCCGGTTGGCGCAATGCCGTGCCCAGTTGCCCGCGCTGGAGCACCGGGTTCTGTGA
- a CDS encoding YhdP family protein, with protein sequence MCPMTESKPYPTRLLRWAATAASWSLGLVAAAWLALALAWGALHGWIVPRIGEFRPWLETYASQALGVPVRIGAISAQSEHLFPSFELRDVALLDAQGREALTLSRVTATVSPASLLKRGFETLGIEQPALDVRRSADGTVFIAGLDVSHTGSGDGRALDWLFAQSELVVRGGTVRWTDEQRAAPPLVLSGVDLVMRNKGLGHQMRLDASPPAEWGDRFSLSARFRQPLLSTHRGRWQDWDGPAYASLPRVDVSQLRRYADVGVDVEAGVGALRLWADIRHGRVTSGTADVALVGARATLAADLQPLALQSLQGRITLQQAADSMALTTEGLQFTTDDGRAWPGGNLTLRLQDATPRLPAQGELRADRLDLALLAHMATSLPLGPATHRMLATYEPQGLVEQIAARWNGPLANPASYSAQGRITGLEVAAGVPAAPSPKDRAPLGRPGVRGAALDFDVSQAGGKATVRIAQGALDLPGLFEEPVVPMEQLSATVAWQQQGEALAVQASDVRFANADAEGLLQVKWRSSDPAKSGSRARIPGVLDLQGQLSRGDAARVHRYLPLELDAEVRHYVRDAVLAGRTNQVKFRVKGDLFDFPFSQPGQGEFRIAAEVRDATYAYVPPSLQPAKALPWPALERLSGELVFDGNTLQIHRATATLAGTTGFQMAQAEARIADLGHSVVVFKAQGRGPLADMLGVVNRSPLAEITGQALAQATASGLADLQLRLQLPIASLDKSKVQGSITLGGNDVQITPGSPALARARGVVNFSDTGFMVVGGQARMLGGDAKIEGGMADAAKGAVQMRVQGVATAEGLRQATGLGTVAQIARHATGSAAYTAVVGARQGVPEINVVSNLQGVALNLPAPLAKAADTALPLRFDNALLPGTGGPLRDSLALELGAGGSVASVAYVRDISGPAPRVLRGTVSVGLPPGEAVLMPAEGVSANIRVDTVNADAWQALAATLDAAPAAASAPAATGGYLPTTLAVQAKVLTLGGRTLHQLVLSGSHFATTWRANVDAQELNGYMEYRQSIDSSPGRVYARLTRLTLAPSTATEVETLLDEPSETVPALDIVVDALELKGKKLGRVEVEAVNRGGRVGGVGLVDAGVREWRLNKLSISNPDAQLSATGNWVALGGRAGPTTPRRTTLNFQLDIADAGQLLARFGMPGVVRRGKGQMAGQVGWVGSPLALDTATLGGQFNLAVESGQFLKADPGLAKLLGVLNLQALPRRLALDFRDVFSEGFAFDSVRGDVQVELGRATTNNLQMKGVNAAVMMEGSADIARETQDLKVLVVPEINAGTASLVAAVINPAIGLGTFLAQWFLSRPLAEAATQQFHIDGTWADPRITKVPHKMFGAKVEAQAPTKPEPTP encoded by the coding sequence ATGTGTCCAATGACTGAATCCAAGCCCTATCCCACACGCCTGCTCCGATGGGCGGCCACAGCCGCCTCCTGGAGTCTGGGCTTGGTGGCGGCAGCCTGGCTGGCGCTGGCTTTGGCCTGGGGGGCTTTACACGGTTGGATTGTGCCGCGAATCGGCGAATTTCGCCCGTGGCTGGAAACCTATGCCAGCCAGGCGCTGGGGGTACCGGTGCGCATCGGAGCCATCTCGGCCCAGTCGGAGCACCTGTTTCCCTCGTTCGAGCTGCGCGATGTCGCCTTGCTGGACGCCCAGGGGCGCGAGGCGCTGACGCTGTCGCGGGTCACGGCTACGGTGTCGCCCGCGTCGCTGCTCAAGCGCGGTTTCGAGACCCTGGGGATCGAGCAGCCCGCGCTGGATGTGCGCCGCAGCGCCGACGGCACGGTCTTCATCGCCGGGCTGGATGTGTCGCACACCGGCAGCGGCGATGGCCGGGCCCTGGACTGGCTGTTTGCCCAGAGCGAGCTGGTGGTGCGCGGCGGCACGGTGCGCTGGACCGACGAGCAGCGCGCCGCCCCCCCGCTGGTCCTGAGCGGCGTGGATCTGGTGATGCGCAACAAGGGCCTGGGCCACCAGATGCGCCTGGATGCCTCGCCCCCCGCCGAGTGGGGAGACCGTTTCAGCCTCAGCGCCCGCTTTCGCCAGCCCTTGCTCAGCACCCACCGGGGCCGCTGGCAGGACTGGGACGGCCCGGCCTACGCCAGCCTGCCCCGGGTCGATGTGTCGCAACTGCGCCGCTATGCCGATGTGGGGGTGGATGTGGAGGCGGGCGTGGGGGCTTTGCGGCTGTGGGCCGATATCCGGCACGGCCGGGTGACCAGCGGTACAGCCGATGTGGCCCTGGTCGGTGCCCGCGCCACCCTGGCCGCCGACCTGCAGCCATTGGCGCTGCAGTCGTTGCAAGGCCGCATCACCCTGCAGCAGGCCGCGGACAGCATGGCGCTCACCACCGAGGGCCTGCAGTTCACCACCGACGACGGGCGCGCCTGGCCGGGCGGCAACCTGACGCTGCGGCTGCAGGACGCCACCCCCCGCCTGCCCGCGCAAGGCGAGCTGCGTGCCGACCGGCTGGACCTGGCCCTGCTGGCCCACATGGCCACCAGCCTGCCGCTGGGCCCGGCCACCCACCGCATGCTGGCCACCTACGAACCCCAGGGGCTGGTGGAGCAGATCGCCGCCCGCTGGAATGGCCCCCTGGCCAACCCCGCCAGCTATAGCGCCCAAGGCCGCATCACCGGGCTGGAAGTGGCCGCCGGAGTACCCGCCGCGCCCAGCCCCAAAGACCGGGCCCCGTTGGGCCGCCCCGGTGTGCGCGGTGCGGCGCTGGACTTTGACGTCAGCCAGGCCGGGGGCAAAGCCACCGTGCGCATCGCCCAGGGAGCGCTGGACCTGCCCGGCCTGTTCGAGGAACCGGTGGTGCCCATGGAGCAGCTTTCGGCCACGGTGGCGTGGCAGCAGCAGGGTGAAGCCCTGGCGGTGCAGGCCAGCGATGTGCGGTTTGCCAATGCCGATGCCGAGGGCCTGCTGCAAGTCAAGTGGCGCAGCAGCGACCCCGCCAAGTCGGGCAGCCGCGCGCGCATTCCGGGTGTACTGGACCTGCAGGGCCAACTCAGCCGGGGCGATGCCGCGCGGGTGCACCGCTACCTGCCCCTGGAACTGGACGCCGAGGTGCGCCACTACGTGCGCGATGCGGTGCTGGCGGGACGCACCAACCAGGTGAAGTTCCGCGTCAAGGGCGACCTGTTCGACTTCCCGTTTTCCCAACCCGGCCAGGGCGAGTTCCGTATTGCCGCCGAGGTGCGCGACGCCACCTATGCCTATGTGCCCCCCAGCCTGCAGCCTGCCAAGGCCTTGCCCTGGCCAGCGCTGGAGCGCTTGTCCGGCGAGCTGGTGTTTGACGGCAACACCTTGCAGATCCACCGGGCGACGGCCACGTTGGCCGGTACCACCGGTTTCCAGATGGCCCAGGCCGAAGCCAGGATTGCCGACCTGGGCCACAGCGTGGTGGTGTTCAAGGCCCAGGGGCGTGGCCCGCTGGCCGACATGCTGGGTGTGGTCAACCGCTCGCCGCTGGCCGAGATCACCGGCCAAGCCCTCGCCCAGGCCACGGCCAGCGGCCTGGCCGACCTGCAGTTGCGCCTGCAGTTGCCCATTGCCAGCCTCGACAAGAGCAAGGTCCAGGGCAGCATCACGCTGGGTGGCAACGATGTGCAGATCACCCCCGGCAGCCCGGCGCTGGCCCGCGCCCGCGGGGTGGTCAACTTCTCGGACACCGGTTTCATGGTGGTCGGCGGCCAGGCCCGGATGCTGGGCGGCGATGCCAAGATCGAAGGCGGCATGGCCGACGCTGCCAAGGGCGCTGTACAGATGCGGGTGCAGGGCGTGGCCACGGCGGAAGGGCTGCGCCAGGCCACCGGCTTGGGTACGGTGGCGCAGATCGCCCGCCATGCCACCGGCAGTGCGGCCTACACCGCCGTGGTGGGTGCGCGCCAGGGCGTGCCGGAAATCAACGTGGTCAGCAATCTGCAGGGCGTGGCCTTGAACCTGCCCGCGCCGCTGGCCAAAGCCGCCGACACGGCGCTGCCCCTGCGGTTTGACAACGCGCTGCTGCCCGGCACCGGTGGGCCGCTGCGTGACAGTTTGGCGCTGGAGTTGGGGGCGGGCGGCTCGGTGGCTTCGGTGGCCTATGTGCGCGACATTTCCGGCCCGGCGCCCCGGGTGCTGCGCGGCACCGTGTCGGTGGGCCTGCCGCCCGGCGAGGCGGTGCTGATGCCCGCCGAGGGCGTGTCGGCCAACATCCGTGTCGATACGGTGAACGCCGATGCCTGGCAGGCGCTGGCCGCCACACTGGACGCTGCGCCAGCGGCCGCCAGTGCGCCTGCGGCGACCGGGGGGTACCTGCCCACCACCTTGGCGGTGCAGGCCAAGGTCTTGACGCTGGGCGGTCGCACGCTGCACCAACTGGTGCTCAGCGGTTCGCACTTTGCCACCACCTGGCGCGCCAACGTCGACGCCCAGGAACTCAACGGCTACATGGAATACCGCCAATCCATCGACTCCAGCCCGGGCCGTGTCTACGCCCGGCTGACCCGGCTGACACTGGCCCCCAGCACCGCCACCGAAGTGGAAACCCTGCTGGACGAGCCCTCGGAGACCGTGCCCGCGCTGGACATCGTGGTGGATGCCTTGGAGCTCAAAGGCAAAAAACTGGGCCGGGTCGAGGTGGAGGCCGTCAACCGCGGCGGCCGTGTGGGCGGGGTCGGGCTGGTCGATGCAGGTGTGCGCGAGTGGCGCCTGAACAAGCTCAGCATTTCCAACCCCGACGCGCAGCTCAGTGCCACCGGCAACTGGGTGGCCCTGGGGGGCCGTGCCGGGCCCACCACGCCCCGGCGCACCACGCTGAACTTCCAGCTCGATATTGCCGACGCGGGGCAACTGCTGGCCCGCTTTGGCATGCCGGGGGTGGTGCGGCGCGGCAAGGGCCAGATGGCGGGGCAGGTCGGCTGGGTGGGGTCACCGTTGGCGCTGGACACCGCCACGCTGGGCGGGCAGTTCAACCTGGCGGTAGAGAGTGGCCAGTTCCTGAAGGCCGACCCGGGCCTGGCCAAGCTGCTGGGCGTGCTGAACCTGCAGGCCCTGCCGCGCCGCTTGGCGCTGGATTTTCGCGATGTGTTCAGCGAGGGTTTTGCGTTTGACTCGGTACGTGGCGACGTGCAGGTCGAGCTGGGCCGCGCCACCACCAATAATCTGCAAATGAAGGGCGTGAACGCCGCCGTGATGATGGAGGGCAGCGCCGACATTGCCCGCGAAACCCAGGACCTGAAAGTGCTGGTGGTGCCCGAGATCAACGCCGGCACGGCCTCGCTGGTGGCTGCCGTCATCAACCCCGCCATCGGCCTGGGCACATTTCTGGCACAGTGGTTTTTGAGCCGCCCCCTGGCCGAGGCCGCCACCCAGCAATTCCACATCGACGGCACTTGGGCCGACCCCAGAATCACCAAGGTGCCGCACAAGATGTTCGGCGCCAAGGTCGAGGCCCAGGCCCCCACCAAACCGGAACCCACCCCATGA
- a CDS encoding sensor histidine kinase: protein MLLLLALVLTTLVWLAGRFEASQVQDTLERDTAAAADDVRLGLGRNVLSLQALQFNDPSPGSWRVDAAEFVRLHRELLRVEWRRPDLTVLALAESPFRPQAFEWLGSRNAEPDVTLACTLAKRANGPSYSSSYFLPQLDGLGLEVMEMCMPLISHGQLTGYLVATYALGDVLADMVGRQLSRSQEVSFIEPDGTRLVLHGSARRGTRVFSARQLVNLPGNTMVLRMDSWHGDPEVYPNLMTALVTLMSIALVSVTALLVKDTRRRLSAERNLAEALAFRKAMEDSLLTGLRARDLQGRITYVNPAFCQMVGFSADELWGRGMPAPFWPPDLASEYQQRQEIRMAGSAPPREGFSSVFMRKDGSVFPVLVMEAPLINAQGAHTGWMSAVVDVTEQRRAEELSRTSQDRLQATARLATVGEMASLLSHELNQPLAAISSYATGSLNRLQAGGTLVDTADLATAMRRIAEQVERAGKLIRSVHDFVRRRAKVREPVAPQVLLDAILPLVQLQARKLGVQVQLAVDDVLPNVLCDRSMVEQVLLNLTRNAMQAMEHPAVAKRVLVLGVAQLPPPLAGWVEFAVSDRGPGIPPEVAERLFTPFFTTKDEGMGLGLSLCRTVVEQHGGSLGFAANWPQGTVFRFTLPISE, encoded by the coding sequence ATGCTGTTGTTGCTGGCGCTGGTGCTGACCACGCTGGTCTGGCTGGCCGGGCGGTTTGAAGCCAGCCAGGTACAGGACACGCTGGAGCGGGATACCGCCGCCGCGGCGGACGACGTACGGCTGGGCTTGGGGCGCAATGTGCTGAGCCTGCAAGCCTTGCAGTTCAACGACCCCAGCCCCGGCTCCTGGCGCGTCGATGCCGCCGAGTTTGTGCGCCTGCACCGCGAGCTGCTGCGGGTGGAATGGCGGCGACCCGATTTGACGGTGTTGGCCCTGGCCGAGAGCCCGTTTCGGCCCCAGGCCTTTGAGTGGTTGGGCAGCAGAAATGCCGAGCCCGATGTCACCCTGGCCTGCACCTTGGCCAAGCGGGCCAACGGCCCGTCGTATTCCAGCAGCTATTTTTTACCGCAGCTGGATGGACTGGGGCTGGAGGTCATGGAAATGTGCATGCCGCTGATCAGCCACGGGCAGCTCACCGGCTATCTGGTGGCCACCTACGCACTGGGCGATGTGCTGGCCGACATGGTGGGCCGCCAACTCAGCCGCAGCCAGGAGGTGTCATTTATCGAGCCCGATGGCACCCGCCTGGTACTGCACGGCTCGGCGCGGCGCGGCACGCGGGTGTTTTCTGCGCGGCAATTGGTCAACCTGCCCGGCAACACCATGGTGTTGCGCATGGACAGCTGGCATGGCGACCCCGAGGTGTACCCCAACCTGATGACGGCGCTGGTGACCTTGATGTCGATTGCCCTGGTGTCGGTGACCGCGCTGCTGGTCAAGGACACCCGTCGGCGCCTCAGCGCCGAGCGCAACCTGGCCGAAGCGCTGGCCTTTCGCAAGGCCATGGAGGACTCGCTGCTCACCGGCCTGCGCGCCCGCGACCTGCAAGGCCGCATTACCTACGTGAACCCGGCGTTTTGCCAGATGGTGGGCTTTTCCGCCGACGAACTGTGGGGCCGCGGCATGCCTGCGCCGTTTTGGCCTCCCGATCTGGCCAGCGAATACCAGCAGCGCCAAGAGATCCGCATGGCAGGCAGCGCGCCACCCCGCGAAGGCTTTAGTTCGGTGTTCATGCGCAAGGACGGCAGCGTCTTTCCGGTGCTGGTCATGGAGGCCCCGCTGATCAATGCCCAGGGCGCGCACACCGGCTGGATGAGTGCGGTGGTGGACGTGACCGAACAGCGCCGCGCCGAAGAGCTGTCGCGCACCAGCCAGGACCGTCTCCAGGCCACCGCCCGGCTGGCCACGGTAGGCGAAATGGCCTCGCTGCTGAGCCACGAACTGAACCAGCCGCTGGCCGCCATCTCCAGCTACGCCACCGGTTCGCTGAACCGCTTGCAGGCTGGCGGCACTCTGGTGGACACCGCGGACCTGGCCACCGCCATGCGCCGCATCGCCGAGCAGGTGGAGCGCGCGGGCAAGCTGATCCGCAGCGTGCACGACTTTGTGCGCCGCCGGGCCAAGGTGCGCGAGCCGGTCGCGCCGCAGGTGCTGCTGGATGCCATTTTGCCGCTGGTGCAGTTGCAGGCCCGCAAGCTGGGCGTGCAAGTGCAGTTGGCCGTGGACGATGTACTGCCGAACGTTTTGTGCGACCGCTCCATGGTCGAGCAGGTGCTGCTCAACCTGACGCGTAACGCCATGCAGGCCATGGAGCACCCCGCCGTGGCCAAGCGGGTGCTGGTGTTGGGGGTGGCGCAGCTGCCGCCGCCGCTGGCTGGCTGGGTCGAGTTTGCGGTGTCGGACCGGGGCCCCGGCATCCCGCCCGAGGTGGCCGAGCGCCTGTTCACCCCGTTTTTCACCACCAAGGACGAAGGCATGGGCCTGGGTCTGAGTCTGTGCCGCACGGTGGTGGAGCAGCATGGGGGCTCGCTCGGTTTCGCGGCGAATTGGCCGCAAGGCACCGTGTTTCGGTTTACCCTGCCGATCTCCGAATAA
- the glnE gene encoding bifunctional [glutamate--ammonia ligase]-adenylyl-L-tyrosine phosphorylase/[glutamate--ammonia-ligase] adenylyltransferase: protein MAAAPAAGPPVYGVTLLSTPAPTAPLSGHSRFVQRLRRRYADQLDLLPPGPPIRANMEATLATLRATGLDTGAALRSLRQLVMERLVVLDCDQQAPLQVVTRAVTELAEIALDAACSHAFAQLDSQHGAPLAPDGSRAQMWVVGMGKLGARELNVSSDIDLIYVYNHDGDTAGQPDMPEGRGRTSNHEYFCKAVKTIYALVGDTTEHGFVFRVDLALRPHGNSGPVAVSMDALENYLQEQGREWERFAWLKSRVVAPRSCIHDASALRTVVLPFVFRRYLDYGVFDALRNLHQQIRDHSAKRSAGRPERANDVKLSRGGIREIEFTVQLLQVVRGGQFPELRTRPTLAALQRLARAGLMPQVTADALARAYTFLRRVEHRIQYLDDQQTHVLPTIDADLAWIAHSMGYPDCCAFLTELDTHRELVAQEFDTLLGGKKECKGCNGKGGKANAGGPGDLSGAPDLATLAERLDEPLKGRLLRWSTHARVLALRDISGARLSRLVQRTLGWLQEGSTSLDGVLRWMDWIEPLLRRDHYLALLLERPSVHQRLLRLLAAAKWPARYLQQHPGVIDELAAETMLAERFDPAALEAELEARRNSLRITQEDDEETLLNLLRRAHHAELFRTLARDVEGRITVEQVADDLSALADVVLRVTARWCWQRLPSHHLDEPRFAVIGYGKLGGKELGYGSDLDIVFVFEDEDERAPEVYAQLVRKLINWLSVKTAEGDLFEIDTALRPNGNSGMLVTTLAAYASYQEGRGSNTAWTWEHQAMTRARYVLGPDDMAQRFDTIRQNVITAPRDRPALQAEIVAMRNKVRAAHPVRGDNFDVKHSTGAMVDAEFAVQYLVLAHAAQHPTLQDNVGNIALLRRAEACGLLPPGVGEAAANAYRELRKAQHQARLNEAPTQVAPPLLQKERAAVLALWHVVFG, encoded by the coding sequence ATGGCAGCCGCGCCCGCAGCAGGCCCCCCCGTTTACGGTGTTACTTTGTTAAGCACTCCCGCCCCCACCGCGCCCCTGTCCGGCCACTCGCGTTTTGTGCAGCGCCTGCGCCGCCGTTATGCCGACCAGCTCGATCTGCTCCCCCCCGGCCCCCCCATCCGCGCGAACATGGAGGCCACCCTGGCCACCCTGCGCGCCACCGGGCTGGACACCGGGGCCGCCCTGCGCAGCCTGCGCCAACTGGTGATGGAGCGGCTCGTGGTGCTGGACTGCGACCAACAAGCCCCCCTGCAGGTGGTGACCCGGGCGGTGACCGAGCTGGCCGAAATCGCCCTGGATGCCGCCTGCAGCCACGCCTTTGCGCAACTCGACAGCCAGCACGGCGCGCCCCTGGCCCCCGACGGCAGCCGCGCCCAGATGTGGGTGGTGGGCATGGGCAAGCTGGGTGCCCGCGAGCTCAACGTGTCCAGCGACATCGACCTGATCTACGTCTATAACCATGACGGCGACACCGCCGGCCAGCCCGACATGCCCGAGGGCCGGGGCCGCACCAGCAACCACGAGTACTTCTGCAAGGCCGTCAAGACCATCTACGCGCTGGTGGGCGACACCACCGAGCACGGCTTTGTGTTCCGCGTCGATCTGGCGCTGCGCCCGCACGGCAATTCCGGGCCGGTGGCGGTGTCCATGGACGCCTTGGAAAATTATCTGCAAGAGCAGGGCCGCGAATGGGAGCGCTTTGCCTGGCTCAAAAGCCGGGTGGTGGCCCCACGCAGCTGCATCCACGACGCCAGCGCGCTGCGCACCGTGGTGCTGCCGTTTGTGTTCCGCCGCTACCTGGATTACGGCGTGTTCGACGCGCTGCGCAACCTGCACCAGCAGATCCGCGACCATTCGGCCAAGCGCAGTGCGGGCCGCCCCGAGCGGGCCAACGACGTCAAGCTGTCGCGCGGCGGCATCCGCGAGATCGAGTTCACCGTGCAGCTGCTGCAGGTGGTGCGCGGCGGCCAGTTCCCCGAGCTGCGCACCCGCCCCACGCTGGCCGCCCTGCAGCGCCTGGCCCGCGCCGGGCTGATGCCCCAGGTGACCGCCGACGCCCTGGCCCGCGCCTACACCTTTCTGCGCCGGGTCGAGCACCGCATCCAGTACCTGGACGACCAGCAAACCCATGTGCTGCCCACCATCGATGCCGACCTGGCCTGGATCGCCCACAGCATGGGCTACCCCGACTGCTGCGCCTTCCTGACCGAGCTGGACACCCACCGCGAACTGGTGGCGCAAGAGTTCGACACCCTGCTGGGCGGCAAAAAGGAATGCAAGGGCTGCAACGGCAAGGGCGGCAAAGCCAACGCCGGCGGGCCGGGCGACCTGTCGGGTGCGCCGGACCTGGCCACGCTCGCCGAGCGCCTGGACGAGCCGCTCAAAGGCCGCCTGCTGCGCTGGTCCACCCACGCCCGCGTACTGGCCCTGCGCGACATCTCCGGCGCGCGGCTGTCGCGGCTGGTGCAGCGCACCCTGGGCTGGCTGCAAGAGGGCAGCACCAGCCTGGACGGCGTACTGCGCTGGATGGACTGGATCGAGCCCCTGCTGCGCCGCGACCACTACCTGGCCCTGCTGCTGGAGCGCCCCTCGGTGCACCAGCGCCTGCTGCGCCTGCTGGCCGCCGCCAAATGGCCCGCCCGCTACCTGCAGCAACACCCCGGCGTGATCGACGAACTGGCCGCCGAGACCATGCTGGCCGAGCGCTTCGACCCCGCCGCGCTGGAGGCCGAGCTGGAAGCCCGCCGCAACTCGCTGCGCATCACCCAGGAGGACGACGAAGAAACCCTGCTCAACCTGCTGCGCCGCGCCCACCATGCCGAGCTGTTCCGCACCCTGGCGCGCGACGTGGAAGGCCGCATCACCGTCGAGCAGGTGGCCGACGACCTCAGCGCGCTGGCCGACGTGGTGCTGCGCGTCACCGCCCGCTGGTGCTGGCAGCGCCTGCCCAGCCACCACCTGGACGAGCCGCGCTTTGCCGTCATCGGCTACGGCAAGCTGGGCGGCAAGGAGCTGGGCTACGGCAGCGACCTGGACATCGTGTTCGTGTTTGAGGACGAAGACGAACGCGCCCCCGAGGTCTACGCCCAGCTGGTGCGCAAACTCATCAACTGGCTGAGCGTCAAGACCGCCGAGGGCGACCTGTTCGAGATCGACACCGCCCTGCGCCCCAATGGCAACTCCGGCATGCTGGTCACCACCCTGGCCGCCTATGCCAGCTACCAGGAAGGCCGGGGCAGCAACACCGCCTGGACCTGGGAGCACCAGGCCATGACCCGCGCCCGCTACGTGCTGGGCCCAGACGACATGGCCCAGCGCTTCGATACCATCCGCCAAAACGTCATCACCGCCCCGCGCGACCGGCCCGCCCTGCAGGCCGAGATCGTCGCCATGCGCAACAAGGTGCGCGCCGCCCACCCGGTGCGCGGTGACAACTTTGACGTGAAACACAGCACCGGCGCCATGGTGGACGCCGAATTTGCCGTGCAGTACCTGGTGCTGGCGCACGCCGCCCAGCACCCTACGCTGCAAGACAACGTGGGCAACATCGCCCTGCTGCGCCGCGCCGAGGCCTGCGGCCTGCTGCCCCCCGGCGTGGGCGAAGCGGCGGCCAACGCCTACCGCGAACTGCGCAAGGCCCAGCACCAGGCCCGCCTGAACGAAGCCCCCACCCAGGTCGCCCCGCCCCTGCTGCA